Proteins encoded together in one Lathyrus oleraceus cultivar Zhongwan6 chromosome 5, CAAS_Psat_ZW6_1.0, whole genome shotgun sequence window:
- the LOC127083705 gene encoding pollen receptor-like kinase 4: protein MGARSNSIVRAPTAFNNVKFVVIFLLLLLLTYKGMSISSSDVEALLKFKKSLKNVVSLSSWDPSINPKPPCYGNTPNWVGLLCLNDKVWGLRLESMGLTGNIDLESLASMSSLRTLSLMNNTFVGPLPNINMLPNLKALYLSYNHFSGFIPDNAFMDLHRLRKLYLSNNEFTGKIPSSISTLPILVVLRLDSNKFKGEIPNFEQKNNLKIINFSNNELEGPIPPNLRTFDPSSFSGNVLLCGSPLPNTCQLDAIGNENGIMSKMFVMNILLIVIMIAFVISIMVSIFVICRLRSQKKQLGDDNPSTSSKLHMQPSSKYVKPPAIYVKVKSLADHYDPNSPKPDQYSHGQSKKGEQGKLIFLQQDGIVFDLQDLLRSSAEILGSASFGSSYKAVILDGQAVVVKRYKKMNNVSREEFHEHMRRIGNLNHPNVLPLLAFYYRREEKLLISSFVHNGCLASHLHGNHTSQKPGLDWTTRLKIVKGVSRGLSYLYSALPSVIVPHGHLKSSNVLLDETFEPLITDYGLSPLINLDHAQQIIMPYKSPEYAQLGRITKKTDVWSFGILILEILTGKFPENYITAKYKNDSDLASWVNMMITEKRTGDIFDVDMGGIGNSKSELLKLLKIGLSCCEENVERRLDIKEVLVQIEELNDIGVGEYSSSLFTNERDAYRAV, encoded by the exons ATGGGCGCGCGCTCTAATTCGATTGTGCGCGCACCTACAGCATTTAACAATGTCAAGTTTGTGgttatttttctattattattaCTACTTACCTATAAAGGCATGTCCATATCATCTTCGGATGTTGAGGCATTATTGAAGTTCAAGAAATCATTGAAAAATGTGGTGTCCCTTAGCAGTTGGGATCCATCCATAAACCCCAAACCGCCATGCTATGGAAACACTCCAAATTGGGTAGGCTTACTTTGTTTGAATGATAAGGTGTGGGGGCTACGCCTTGAGAGCATGGGTTTAACCGGTAATattgatttggaatctcttgCTTCAATGTCTTCATTGCGAACCCTTAGTTTGATGAACAATACCTTTGTGGGTCCATTGCCTAACATCAATATGTTGCCCAATTTGAAGGCCCTTTACTTGTCTTATAACCATTTCTCAGGGTTCATACCCGACAATGCATTTATGGATTTACATAGGTTGAGGAAATTGTATTTGTCTAATAACGAGTTTACTGGTAAAATTCCATCATCTATATCTACTTTGCCTATTCTCGTCGTCCTTAGACTTGACTCAAACAAGTTTAAAGGCGAGATACCCAATTTTGAACAGAAGAATAACCTCAAGATTATCAACTTCTCTAACAATGAATTAGAGGGTCCTATCCCGCCTAATCTAAGAACTTTTGATCCATCTTCGTTTAGTGGAAACGTGCTTTTATGTGGGTCACCTTTGCCAAATACGTGTCAATTAGATGCAATAGGAAATGAGAATGGTATTATGTCTAAAATGTTTGTTATGAATATTTTACTTATAGTGATCATGATAGCATTTGTAATATCCATTATGGTTTCAATATTTGTCATATGTCGCTTGAGGTCCCAAAAGAAACAATTAGGGGATGATAATCCTTCTACAAGTTCAAAATTACACATGCAACCTTCCAGCAAATATGTTAAGCCTCCTGCTATTTATGTGAAAGTGAAAAGTCTGGCTGATCATTATGATCCCAATAGTCCTAAACCAGACCAGTATAGTCATGGTCAATCAAAAAAAGGAGAGCAAGGGAAACTTATATTCCTCCAACAAGATGGAATAGTCTTTGATTTACAAGATTTGCTAAGGTCCTCCGCTGAAATTCTAGGTAGTGCCTCATTTGGGTCATCCTACAAAGCTGTGATTTTAGACGGTCAAGCCGTGGTTGTAAAGAGGTATAAGAAAATGAACAATGTGTCAAGAGAAGAGTTTCATGAGCACATGAGAAGGATAGGAAACCTCAACCATCCCAATGTTCTACCTCTACTCGCTTTTTATTATAGAAGAGAAGAGAAACTTTTGATCTCATCCTTTGTTCACAACGGTTGCTTGGCTAGTCATCTTCATG GTAACCACACCTCCCAAAAGCCAGGACTTGATTGGACAACCCGTTTGAAAATTGTTAAAGGTGTATCAAGGGGTTTGTCTTATCTATATAGTGCACTTCCAAGCGTGATTGTTCCTCACGGTCATCTTAAATCTTCCAATGTACTTTTAGATGAAACCTTTGAACCTTTAATCACTGATTATGGCCTCAGTCCATTGATAAATCTTGATCACGCCCAACAAATCATTATGCCTTACAAATCCCCAGAGTATGCTCAACTTGGACGCATCACAAAGAAAACAGACGTGTGGAGTTTTGGAATTCTAATATTGGAGATCCTAACAGGTAAATTCCCAGAGAATTATATTACAGCCAAGTATAAAAATGATTCTGATTTAGCAAGTTGGGTAAATATGATGATTACCGAGAAGCGCACGGGTGATATATTTGACGTAGATATGGGAGGAATCGGAAATAGTAAATCTGAATTGCTTAAACTGTTAAAGATTGGACTTAGTTGTTGTGAGGAGAATGTAGAAAGAAGGTTGGACATCAAAGAGGTTCTAGTGCAGATTGAAGAATTGAATGATATTGGAGTCGGAGAATACTCTTCCTCCCTTTTCACAAATGAAAGGGATGCTTACAGAGCTGTGTGA